A genome region from Candidatus Zixiibacteriota bacterium includes the following:
- a CDS encoding cyclic nucleotide-binding domain-containing protein: protein MELIEQLKDTRLCSGLNDDELLQVADIVTTKNLRKGEILFFEGDRAEGFYLLLAGLVKIYKLAQSGKEQLLHRIAPGQIFAEAAVFAGGKFPANCEALENSRVAFVPSRRFIELLKANPQISLKIITAQAAFLREFTELIENISLREVPARIAFYLLDQANRINSDTVQLDLSKTELARKLGTIAETFSRGLRKLIDLEALAIDGKQIRIKNRQLLSEIAEGKKI from the coding sequence ATGGAATTGATCGAACAGTTGAAAGATACGCGTCTATGCTCGGGTTTGAATGATGATGAGCTTTTGCAGGTTGCAGATATAGTCACCACAAAAAACTTGAGAAAAGGTGAGATATTGTTTTTTGAGGGTGATCGGGCTGAAGGTTTTTATCTTCTGCTTGCCGGCCTTGTAAAGATCTATAAGCTGGCGCAGTCCGGTAAGGAACAGCTCTTGCACCGCATTGCACCCGGTCAGATTTTCGCTGAGGCGGCTGTCTTTGCGGGGGGTAAATTCCCGGCTAACTGCGAAGCGCTCGAAAACAGCCGGGTAGCATTTGTTCCCAGCCGGCGCTTCATCGAATTGCTCAAAGCCAACCCGCAGATATCGCTTAAAATCATTACCGCCCAGGCCGCCTTTCTGCGCGAGTTCACGGAATTGATCGAAAACATTTCCCTGCGAGAAGTTCCCGCCCGTATTGCATTCTATCTTCTCGATCAGGCGAACAGGATAAATTCTGATACTGTTCAGCTCGATCTCTCCAAGACCGAACTGGCCCGTAAACTGGGAACCATTGCCGAAACTTTCTCCCGGGGCCTGCGCAAGCTCATTGACCTGGAAGCTCTCGCCATTGATGGCAAGCAGATTAGAATCAAAAACCGTCAGCTTTTGAGCGAAATCGCCGAAGGCAAAAAAATCTGA